From the genome of Pseudomonas mohnii:
CACCGGCCGTTCGAAGCTCGACGAAGCCTTCAGCCATCGTGGCCTGACGCCGAAAGTGGTGTTCACCGCGGCCGACGCCGACGTGATCAAGACCTATGTTCGCCTTGGACTGGGCGTGGGCATCGTGGCGAAAATGGCAGTCGATACCAAACTAGACAACGACCTGGTGGTCCTCGACGCCAGCGAGCTGTTCGAATCCAGCATCACCAAGATCGGGTTCCGTCGCGGCACTTTCCTGCGTGGCTTCATGTGCGACTTCATCGAGAAGTTCGCTCCGCACCTGACTCGCGAAGTCATGGCCAAGGCCATCCAGTGCCACAACAAGCAGGAGCTGGAAGAGCTGTTCGACGGCGTCGAACTGCCGGTCCATTGATCAGTGGGCGCCCCTAGACCGCTTCGGTGACAGCAAACTGTTGCCGAGTACCCGCCACCAGAATCTCCACTTCATCGCCCTTGAACTTGCCCAGCAGGCTTTTGCCCAGCGGCGAGCGCGGGGTGATGACCGTGATCAGTTGCCCCACCAGATCGACCTTCAGGCCTGCCGCATCAGGTGCCAGAAACAGCCATTGCTCGCGACCCTTTTCGTCTTCAAGGCCGAGCAGTGCGCCGACCTCGATCCCGCGCTGCTCATCATAAGAACGCAGTATCAGGTTCTGGCAAAGTGCCAGTGACTGCCTGATCTCCTCGACCCGTTTGGCCTGGCCGGCAGCCAGATAGGACGCCTCCAGTCCCAGTGTGTCGTACTTGTTCTCGGCGATGTTTTCTTCATGGGTCGCGGTTTCGTATGCGGTCTGCGCGGCGCGTTCCGCGATGTCGAGATCGATGCGCAACTTGTCGAGAATCAGTTGGTGGACAGTTTGTTTGTTCATGGTCAATCGCAGAATTGCAAAACGTTGGCGCGACTTTTTTCGCTCGGCGCGGTGTGGTCCTGTTGCAGCCAGAACTGGCACTTGGGATTCGACAGATTGCGACTGCTGCTGCGAGCCTGATCGAGCCGTTGTGCTTGCTCGTTCTTGCGCAGGTTCTCTTCGTATTGCTCGAACAGCGGGCTCTGTGGAGGAATATCCGGTACCGGTTGTGCCACAGCAGGCGGGTTTGCCAGTTGCTGCACGGCCTGGGCCACGGGCGCCAATTGCTCGCTGAACAAAAAGCGAGAAGCGAGCCAGCAGGTCAGCGCAATGGCAATGAACCCCAGCCACAAACCGAGGGCGATGCTGCCGCTCAATTGCAAGGTGTTGAGCTGGATCGGCAATGGGCGGCGCGGGTTGGGACGGTAGGGCATGGCTGCCTCCTGGCGGTGGTCGCGGGCGAGTGGCGATTGTCGCACGAAGATTAATCGCCGTCGGCCCTTCTGCGCGGGGTAATTTATGCGGACAATCGGTGCTTTTTCCAACGGGAGCCTGGAATGCCTGAAATGAAAACCCGCTGGGATATTTTTTGTACCGTCGTCGACAACTTCGGCGACATCGGCGTGACCTGGCGTCTGGCCCGGCAACTGGTTGCCGAGCATTCGCAGGCGGTGCGGTTGTGGGTCGATGATCTGCGCGCCTTCGAGCGCCTCTGCCCGGACATCGACATCCACGCGTTGCAGCAATGGCAGCAAGGTGTTGAGGTGCGGCAGTGGATGGCCGACTGGCAGCCCACTGAAGCCGCCGATGTGGTGATCGCCGCGTTCGCCTGCCAGTT
Proteins encoded in this window:
- a CDS encoding GreA/GreB family elongation factor, whose translation is MNKQTVHQLILDKLRIDLDIAERAAQTAYETATHEENIAENKYDTLGLEASYLAAGQAKRVEEIRQSLALCQNLILRSYDEQRGIEVGALLGLEDEKGREQWLFLAPDAAGLKVDLVGQLITVITPRSPLGKSLLGKFKGDEVEILVAGTRQQFAVTEAV